A window from Culex pipiens pallens isolate TS chromosome 3, TS_CPP_V2, whole genome shotgun sequence encodes these proteins:
- the LOC120422321 gene encoding uncharacterized protein LOC120422321 isoform X2: MVSLKSFRTLGRLYAWVMFLVSLGVIITLKLDKNATGTIISTVVDRIDVQLAIAFWFNQSNFEHIMLSLCAPFTQSVIYVVAAAIFEIAIVCCT; this comes from the exons ATGGTGTCCCTCAAATCATTTCGCACTTTGGGCCGGCTGTACGCCTGGGTGATGTTCCTGGTTTCGCTGGGAGTAATAATAACGTTAAAACTGGACAAAA atGCCACCGGTACGATAATTTCAACTGTTGTCGATAGAATTGATGTTCAGCTGGCGATAGCGTTTTGGTTTAATCAGAGTAATTTTGAACACATTATGCTATCACTTTGTGCACCTTTTACGCAAAGTGTCATTTACGTGGTTGCCGCTGctattttcgaaattgcaattGTCTGT TGTACGTAA
- the LOC120422321 gene encoding uncharacterized protein LOC120422321 isoform X1, with product MVSLKSFRTLGRLYAWVMFLVSLGVIITLKLDKNATGTIISTVVDRIDVQLAIAFWFNQSNFEHIMLSLCAPFTQSVIYVVAAAIFEIAIVCKFAILVSLYELFFFIMSIIDLIVFIILFKYFRGMYVDVSEVERALYLIFAGWILYVITISWLLRGVSRYIDAVNQPPTLVSYGDVVVTEFVSVSATQVRY from the exons ATGGTGTCCCTCAAATCATTTCGCACTTTGGGCCGGCTGTACGCCTGGGTGATGTTCCTGGTTTCGCTGGGAGTAATAATAACGTTAAAACTGGACAAAA atGCCACCGGTACGATAATTTCAACTGTTGTCGATAGAATTGATGTTCAGCTGGCGATAGCGTTTTGGTTTAATCAGAGTAATTTTGAACACATTATGCTATCACTTTGTGCACCTTTTACGCAAAGTGTCATTTACGTGGTTGCCGCTGctattttcgaaattgcaattGTCTGT aaattcgcCATTCTTGTTTCACTGTACGAGCTCTTTTTCTTTATAATGTCAATTATAGATTTAATAGTATTCATAatactgtttaaatattttcgagGAATGTACGTTGACGTTTCAGAAGTGGAAAGAGCTCTTTATCTAATATTTGCTGGGTGGATTT TGTACGTAATTACAATTTCGTGGCTCTTGAGAGGCGTTTCCCGGTACATCGATGCTGTGAACCAACCACCAACACTTGTTAGTTACGGAGACGTCGTTGTCACAGAGTTTGTAAGTGTGAGTGCAACACAGGTTCGCTATTGA